The following proteins are encoded in a genomic region of Hoeflea phototrophica DFL-43:
- the sufA gene encoding Fe-S cluster assembly scaffold SufA: MGFAVMTLTPAAAERVKTIVRNEEGAEGIRVSIKKGGCAGMEYAIDLATEINPKDDRIERDGAAVFVAPEAVLYLLGTEMDYEVTKLRSGFVFNNPNQTSACGCGESVELKPADLAKLAEAGNPVVRTD, encoded by the coding sequence ATGGGATTTGCCGTCATGACACTGACGCCGGCGGCTGCCGAGCGGGTCAAGACGATCGTCCGGAATGAAGAGGGCGCGGAAGGTATCCGCGTCAGCATCAAGAAGGGCGGCTGCGCCGGGATGGAGTATGCCATTGACCTGGCGACCGAAATCAATCCGAAGGACGACCGGATCGAGCGTGATGGGGCCGCGGTGTTCGTTGCGCCGGAGGCTGTGTTGTATCTGCTCGGGACCGAGATGGACTACGAAGTGACCAAGCTGCGCTCGGGCTTCGTGTTCAACAATCCGAACCAGACATCGGCCTGCGGCTGCGGCGAATCGGTCGAGCTCAAGCCCGCCGACCTGGCCAAGCTGGCCGAAGCCGGAAACCCGGTGGTACGCACGGATTGA
- a CDS encoding SUF system Fe-S cluster assembly protein, with protein MSEASGTQTEAAGQPEAADQVTESAIPREELARLSDDIISALKTVYDPEIPADIYELGLIYKIDIEDDRMVKVLMTLTAPGCPVAGEMPGWVENAVATVEGISGVEVDMTFDPPWTPDRMSEEAQVAVGWY; from the coding sequence ATGAGTGAAGCATCCGGCACGCAAACCGAAGCCGCAGGTCAACCCGAAGCTGCGGATCAGGTGACGGAATCGGCGATCCCGCGCGAGGAACTGGCGCGGTTGAGCGACGACATCATTTCGGCGCTGAAGACCGTTTATGATCCCGAGATCCCTGCGGACATCTACGAGCTCGGCCTGATCTACAAGATCGACATCGAGGATGACCGGATGGTCAAGGTCCTGATGACGCTGACCGCACCTGGGTGCCCGGTGGCCGGCGAAATGCCGGGCTGGGTGGAGAACGCGGTCGCCACGGTCGAAGGCATTTCTGGCGTTGAAGTCGATATGACCTTCGATCCGCCATGGACGCCCGACCGGATGAGCGAAGAAGCACAGGTTGCTGTCGGCTGGTACTGA